A genomic stretch from Juglans microcarpa x Juglans regia isolate MS1-56 chromosome 3S, Jm3101_v1.0, whole genome shotgun sequence includes:
- the LOC121257051 gene encoding cytochrome P450 705A5-like, which translates to MIDVHFCSFIFPVFLIISALLIRSIFNKLSRPTTDISLPPSPPALPIIGHLHLLTPPLYKCFQILSAQYGPLLYLRFGASRCLLVSSASIAAEIFKTHDLAFASQPLFAFSDKLQYGTSGFINAPYGDYWRFMKRLCVKELLGTRQLERSRPVRREEIERLLRRVMEIARDKEAAIDMGAELMRLTNNTTCRMVMSTRCSEQDGEAERVIQLVKEAFELAAKMCFGDVLGPLKKLGFWVYGKQAMDVTRRYDEILERVLKEHEDRWKSEGVEREDKDLMDLLLEICQDDEEAEVKITRTHIKAFFLDLFIAGTETSAEAMQWVMAELINHPCVFKKVREEIESIVGKTKLVEELDTANLPYLQAVVKETLRLHPPGPVTLRECRQRCKINGFDIPEKTAVAINLYAIMRDEDSWDDPNEFCPERFFVSFKEKDKDQYQSEETGQTFFNFVPFRAGRRGCPGTTLAFSLMNTAIAALVQCFDWKVFGDGDKVDLQSGPGMSLGMARPLI; encoded by the exons ATGATCGATGTTCATTTCTGCTCATTCATCTTCCCAGTGTTTCTAATCATTTCAGCCCTCTTGATCCGATCCATTTTCAACAAGCTCTCGCGGCCAACCACCGATATTAGCTTGCCTCCGAGTCCTCCTGCCTTGCCAATCATCGGTCACCTCCACCTTCTAACCCCACCATTGTACAAATGTTTCCAAATCCTCTCTGCCCAATACGGCCCTCTACTTTATCTTCGCTTTGGCGCATCACGGTGCCTGCTCGTTTCCTCAGCCTCTATAGCTGCTGAAATCTTTAAAACCCACGACCTCGCCTTTGCTTCTCAGCCTCTATTCGCCTTTTCCGACAAGTTACAGTACGGAACTTCAGGATTCATCAATGCCCCATATGGTGATTACTGGAGGTTCATGAAAAGGCTCTGCGTCAAGGAGCTTCTCGGCACGCGACAGCTCGAGCGGTCACGGCCAGTTAGACGTGAAGAAATCGAGAGGCTGCTGCGGAGAGTGATGGAGATTGCTCGAGATAAAGAGGCTGCAATCGATATGGGTGCTGAGTTGATGAGGCTTACAAACAATACGACATGCAGGATGGTGATGAGCACTAGGTGTTCAGAGCAAGATGGAGAGGCAGAGAGGGTAATACAGCTTGTGAAGGAGGCCTTTGAGTTGGCTGCAAAGATGTGTTTTGGGGATGTGTTGGGCCCTTTGAAGAAACTGGGCTTTTGGGTTTATGGGAAACAGGCTATGGATGTGACCAGGAGGTATGATGAGATTTTGGAGAGGGTTCTTAAGGAGCATGAAGATAGATGGAAGAGTGAAGGAGTTGAGAGAGAAGATAAGGACTTGATGGATTTACTCCTGGAGATTTGTCAAGATGATGAAGAAGCTGAGGTCAAGATCACAAGGACCCATATCAAGGCCTTTTTTCTG GATCTCTTCATTGCTGGCACTGAAACTTCAGCAGAAGCCATGCAATGGGTAATGGCTGAGTTGATTAATCATCCCTGCGTATTCAAGAAGGTCAGAGAAGAAATAGAATCCATTGTTGGAAAAACTAAACTAGTTGAAGAATTAGATACCGCAAATCTCCCTTACTTGCAAGCGGTTGTGAAGGAAACACTAAGACTACACCCACCTGGCCCTGTGACACTACGAGAATGCCGCCAACGATGCAAAATCAATGGGTTTGATATTCCAGAAAAAACTGCAGTGGCTATCAATCTTTATGCCATCATGAGGGATGAAGATTCATGGGATGATCCTAACGAGTTCTGCCCAGAGAGGTTCTTTGTTTCCTTCAAGGAGAAAGATAAAGACCAATATCAAAGCGAAGAAACGGGACAAACATTCTTCAACTTTGTTCCCTTTAGGGCTGGAAGGAGAGGGTGCCCAGGAACAACACTGGCATTCAGCTTGATGAATACCGCGATTGCAGCTTTGGTTCAATGCTTTGACTGGAAGGTTTTTGGCGATGGCGATAAGGTGGATTTGCAATCTGGGCCGGGCATGTCATTGGGCATGGCTCGCCCACTTATATAA